A segment of the Acidobacteriota bacterium genome:
GTGATGACGTTGCCGATGAGGACATGGTTCTTCCCGCCCAGCACCTCGGGGATGATGAAGCAGCCCAGCGTGGGCACGAAGCAGAAGATCACGCCGGCGAAGACCCCTGGCAGGGCGCAGGGGAGGGTGACCCGCAGGAAGGTCCGGACCCGGCCGGCGCCCAGGTCCATGGAAGCCTCGATCCAGGACATGTCCATCCGGTCGAGGGAAGCGAAGATGGGCAGCACCATGAACGGGAGGTTCCAGTAGAGGAAGCCCAGGTAGAGCGAGAAGTCGGAGCGACCGAGTCGCAGGGGGGCGTCCGTGAGCCCCAGGGCGCCCAGCACCGTGTTGATCCACCCGCTTTCGGCGAAGAGGACGGTCATGGCGTAGAGCCGGATCATGAGGTTCGTGAAGAAGGGCACGATGAGGAGGAAGAGGAGCACGTACCTGGCCCGGCCGGCCCCGAACGCCAGGAAATAGGCCATGGGGAAACCGGCCAGGAGCGTCAGGGCGGTGGCGAAGCCCGCCACGCCCAGCGACCGGACGAAAACGTTCAGGTAGAGCGGGTCGAAGGCGGCGCCGAAGTTCTTCAGCGTGAAGTCGAGCCGGACCCCGCCGTAGAGCTGGGGCTGGGACACGCTGAACACCCCGACGAGAAGCAGGGGGAGGACGAAGAAAACCGTCAGCCAGAAAAACGGCGGGAACAGGAGCGCCAGCCGGCGGCGGCCCTCGGGGTCCCTAGGCATGGATCACCCGCCCCGAGGTCCGGCTCCAGAGGACGTTGACCGCCTCCCCCGCCTCGAAGAACCCCTCCCCCAGGGCCGAAAGGTAGTTCTGGACGTTCACGGAGACGACGTCCCCCGTGTTCAGCCGGATGTCGAAGACCGTGGTCTCCCCCAGGTAGACCGACCCCAGGATCTCCCCCTGCAGGGCGTTCTCGTAGGGCTCCGGCGGGAGAAGGCTGAGCTTGAGGCGCTCCGGCCGGAGGCAGAAGAGGACCTTGTCCCCGGCGGCGGCCCCCCCGGGGACGCTGAGGGTGACGGGGCAGGCGTCGAACAGGTCGATCCGGCAGGACCCCTCGTCCGCCGACCGCACCGTGCCCGGGAAAAAGTTCATGGAGCCGATGAAGCCCGCCGTGAAGACCGTGTCGGGCGACTCGTAGATCCCCCGGGGCGTGCCGGCCTGCTCCACCCGGCCCGCGTTCATCACCGCCACCCGGTCGGCCAGGGCCAGCGCCTCGGTCTGGTTGTGGGTCACGTAGACGAAGGTGATGCCCACCTGCTTCTGGAGGTCTTTCAGCTCGCGGCGCATCTGCTCGGAGATCTTCTTGTCCAGGGCGCTCATGGGCTCGTCCAGCAGGAGAACGGACGGCTCGTTCACCAGGGCGCGCGCCAGGGCCACCCGCTGCTTCTGCCCGCCGGAGAGCTGGGAGGGCATCCGATCGTCGTAACCCGGGAGTTCCACCTGGGCGAGGGCCTTCGTCACCCGCTCCCGGATTTCCCCCTTCGGCTTTTTCCGGATCCGAAGCCCGTAGGCCACGTTGCCGTACACGTTCAGGTGGGGGAAGAGCGCGTAGTTCTGGAAGACCATGTTGACGTCGCGCCGGTAGGGCGGAAGCCTGGAAATGTCCTTTCCGTTCAGGAGGATTTCGCCGGCGTCCTGGTTTTCGAAGCCCGCGATCATCCGAAGGATGGTGCTCTTCCCGCAGCCGCTGGGCCCCAGGAGGCAGAAGAACTCCTGCTTCTCCAGGCGGAGGGAGACGCCGTCCACCGCCACCGTCTTCCCGTAACGCTTGGTCAGGTTGCGGATTTCGAGCATTTTCCTCCCCATCGAACCCGGGTGGATCGGATTATAACCACGAACCCCGCGAACCACACGAAAAAATCCGGCTCGCCGTCATCGTGCTGCGTCTAAATGGACGGCCGAACTGGGAAAGCAATCCAGCACCTGCTTGTCCAGGGTGACCAGACGGGTCTTCGAAGCAATAGCCAACGCGACGAACTCGCAGTCATAGGCGGTGCATCCCGATCTCGCGGCCAGATCCAGGACTGCCCTTGAGGCCACCGGGTATTCCGAATTCCGCATCAGGGCCTCGGCATCCTCCATGACTTCCTGGGCCTCCTCCAAGCTCAACCCGCCCCGGCGCACGTAATGGCTCAGGACGTTCCGAAACTCGCTTCGCCATAGCAACGGGGCGATCCAATCGCCGTCAAATCGCCGCAGGGCCTCGGCGGACCGGGCATGTTCTCCCGCCAGTAGAAGAGCCGCGATGACGTTGGTATCGACCACGATCACGCTCGCCCCTCCCGCTTGGCTTGGGTGATTTCATCGTCCGAGAGCGGAAGCGACGCCGTCCGCTCTCGCCAGTGCCTGGCCTTGACCAGGATCTCTTCTTCGGACCCGAAACCCGGACCTTCCGCTTTCTCGAGGCAGACGATGACCTCGCTGTTGAGGCTGCGACGATGTAGCCGGGCTCGTTCCTTGAGGCGTTCGTACAACTCCGGGGGCAGGTTTTTTATGGTGAGTGTAGGCATGTAAAAGCTCCCAAGCGAGAATACAACCATTTTGGTACCGAAGCGGAACCATGTCAACCCTTTTCCCCTTGATCGCCAGCCAATTGTGTTGCGTTCGCAAAAAGTCCTTTTCTCTCACAGAGGCACGGAGGCACAGAGAAATGCGAATCGTATTTAATAGAATCAACAATCGTTACGATTCTTCTCCGTACCTCTGTGCCTCTGTGAGATCACAACCAAGACTTTTTGGACTGCTTTCTGAACAACCTGCCGAAAAAGCCCAAGACCGTCTCCTCCATGCTCGAAGCGTACAAGCCAGAGCGGCGCCACGAGGTGTGGCGCCGCAATCCAAA
Coding sequences within it:
- a CDS encoding ABC transporter permease, translated to MPRDPEGRRRLALLFPPFFWLTVFFVLPLLLVGVFSVSQPQLYGGVRLDFTLKNFGAAFDPLYLNVFVRSLGVAGFATALTLLAGFPMAYFLAFGAGRARYVLLFLLIVPFFTNLMIRLYAMTVLFAESGWINTVLGALGLTDAPLRLGRSDFSLYLGFLYWNLPFMVLPIFASLDRMDMSWIEASMDLGAGRVRTFLRVTLPCALPGVFAGVIFCFVPTLGCFIIPEVLGGKNHVLIGNVITDQFTVARNWPLGSALSTVLIAVIMVFVYLYLRYADRWATS
- a CDS encoding ABC transporter ATP-binding protein yields the protein MLEIRNLTKRYGKTVAVDGVSLRLEKQEFFCLLGPSGCGKSTILRMIAGFENQDAGEILLNGKDISRLPPYRRDVNMVFQNYALFPHLNVYGNVAYGLRIRKKPKGEIRERVTKALAQVELPGYDDRMPSQLSGGQKQRVALARALVNEPSVLLLDEPMSALDKKISEQMRRELKDLQKQVGITFVYVTHNQTEALALADRVAVMNAGRVEQAGTPRGIYESPDTVFTAGFIGSMNFFPGTVRSADEGSCRIDLFDACPVTLSVPGGAAAGDKVLFCLRPERLKLSLLPPEPYENALQGEILGSVYLGETTVFDIRLNTGDVVSVNVQNYLSALGEGFFEAGEAVNVLWSRTSGRVIHA
- a CDS encoding type II toxin-antitoxin system VapC family toxin: MIVVDTNVIAALLLAGEHARSAEALRRFDGDWIAPLLWRSEFRNVLSHYVRRGGLSLEEAQEVMEDAEALMRNSEYPVASRAVLDLAARSGCTAYDCEFVALAIASKTRLVTLDKQVLDCFPSSAVHLDAAR
- a CDS encoding Arc family DNA-binding protein; translated protein: MPTLTIKNLPPELYERLKERARLHRRSLNSEVIVCLEKAEGPGFGSEEEILVKARHWRERTASLPLSDDEITQAKREGRA